One Synechococcus sp. CC9605 genomic window carries:
- a CDS encoding formate/nitrite transporter family protein, which yields MDYVLPNELVDSMIGAGAKKSTLSPKQLLLRGFYSGSILGLAVILALTCGILTKLPFVGSLLFPFGFASIVLFGMELVTGNFALLPMACWAGKTSWKATFVNWGWVWLGNWAGTAAVALFMALSLTSGTMDAAADNIGPPIWDLVAQKIVALNQINVEKKYEALGGLGFFLAFLRGVIANWLVCLGVTMASVSKSVPGKIIGCWLPIVAFQSMGMEHIVVNQFLHTAGPILGSGVSMGKVFFWNFLPVTIGNIVGGMVFIGGMLYGSHKTKTSAT from the coding sequence ATGGACTACGTCCTTCCTAACGAGCTTGTCGACAGCATGATTGGTGCTGGCGCCAAAAAATCAACACTCAGCCCCAAACAACTGCTACTCCGTGGCTTTTACTCAGGATCAATCCTGGGTCTCGCTGTGATCCTTGCCCTTACCTGTGGCATTCTTACTAAACTCCCCTTTGTCGGTTCACTTTTATTCCCCTTCGGCTTCGCCAGCATCGTGCTGTTCGGCATGGAACTGGTTACAGGTAACTTCGCGCTTCTCCCAATGGCGTGTTGGGCTGGAAAAACCTCCTGGAAAGCAACATTCGTAAATTGGGGTTGGGTATGGCTTGGTAACTGGGCTGGCACAGCTGCAGTCGCGTTGTTCATGGCGCTAAGTCTTACAAGCGGCACCATGGATGCAGCTGCCGACAACATTGGCCCCCCAATTTGGGATCTTGTTGCGCAGAAAATTGTTGCACTTAACCAGATCAATGTTGAGAAGAAGTACGAAGCACTTGGAGGATTGGGCTTCTTCCTTGCTTTCCTTCGCGGCGTTATTGCCAATTGGCTGGTCTGCCTTGGGGTCACGATGGCGTCTGTAAGTAAAAGCGTCCCAGGTAAAATTATTGGTTGCTGGCTCCCGATCGTGGCATTCCAATCGATGGGTATGGAGCACATCGTTGTGAATCAGTTCCTGCACACCGCCGGTCCAATTCTTGGATCCGGAGTGTCGATGGGCAAGGTGTTTTTCTGGAATTTCCTGCCTGTGACCATCGGTAATATCGTGGGTGGAATGGTGTTCATCGGTGGAATGCTTTACGGCTCACATAAAACAAAAACATCAGCAACGTGA
- a CDS encoding carbonic anhydrase codes for MGIQRRHFLQRTGGLALAYLMQARPVEAAEEGFCIPNDPLEALMAGNRRFAEAWRRGKQEDGTTLRTADPDLRCFNSPRALATSQHPWATVLTCSDSRVSPSWVFDTTPGELFVIRNAGNTAFTEAIASIEYGVGVLKTPLLVVMGHSGCGAVTAAMDVNPLTPSLDRLIQPIRENINGSSDLEDAVKRNALASASTLIQRSTVLADAKASGALKLVVGCFQLSSGVVRLIE; via the coding sequence ATGGGGATTCAGCGCCGTCACTTCCTCCAGCGAACGGGCGGCCTGGCCTTGGCCTACCTGATGCAAGCGCGCCCCGTTGAGGCAGCAGAGGAGGGGTTCTGCATCCCGAATGATCCACTCGAGGCCCTGATGGCGGGGAACCGCCGGTTTGCCGAGGCCTGGCGCCGAGGCAAACAAGAAGACGGAACGACGCTCCGAACGGCGGATCCCGACCTGCGCTGCTTCAACTCCCCCAGGGCGTTGGCCACCAGCCAACATCCCTGGGCCACCGTGCTCACCTGCTCTGATTCACGGGTATCGCCGAGCTGGGTGTTCGACACCACCCCTGGCGAGCTGTTCGTGATCCGCAACGCCGGCAACACCGCATTCACCGAAGCCATTGCCTCCATTGAGTACGGCGTCGGCGTTCTCAAGACTCCGCTGCTAGTGGTGATGGGTCACAGTGGCTGCGGAGCAGTCACGGCGGCGATGGACGTCAATCCGCTGACACCTTCCCTGGACCGGCTGATCCAGCCCATCCGGGAGAACATCAACGGCAGCAGCGATCTCGAGGACGCCGTGAAGCGCAACGCCCTCGCCAGCGCCTCAACCTTGATTCAACGCAGCACCGTTCTGGCCGATGCCAAAGCCAGCGGTGCGCTGAAACTGGTGGTGGGTTGTTTCCAACTCAGCAGCGGTGTTGTGAGATTGATCGAATGA
- a CDS encoding molybdopterin synthase catalytic subunit produces the protein MTDCRVEVCPDPFDPWQQLALWSGDAAAAAIFIGRVRPTTMDGRPLEALELEHFPGLCERQITAMAQRLQQEHRTGPFLVLHRVGKLTPGEPIVLVAVQADRRGAAQRCSAALLEQLKHQAPFWKREWCAGQGTWLAANTPL, from the coding sequence GTGACCGATTGCCGTGTGGAGGTGTGCCCGGATCCCTTTGATCCTTGGCAGCAGCTGGCGCTTTGGAGCGGGGATGCCGCGGCCGCGGCGATTTTTATTGGTCGGGTGCGTCCCACCACCATGGATGGCCGGCCTTTGGAGGCATTGGAGCTGGAGCACTTCCCCGGCCTTTGCGAACGTCAGATCACGGCCATGGCGCAGCGCCTGCAGCAGGAGCACCGGACGGGGCCGTTTTTGGTGCTGCATCGGGTGGGTAAGCTCACCCCCGGTGAGCCGATCGTGCTGGTGGCGGTGCAGGCCGATCGTCGTGGGGCGGCGCAGCGCTGCTCGGCCGCGTTGTTGGAGCAACTCAAGCACCAGGCCCCGTTCTGGAAGCGGGAGTGGTGCGCGGGTCAGGGCACCTGGCTGGCTGCCAACACGCCGCTCTGA
- a CDS encoding DNA mismatch repair protein MutS has translation MVIDPWPLLRNDASDEARHGLHLVVHGRSGGVVPECLASLPDLLAQLRSAPVQLEVLTAEQPMSALPGSSWIVPLLLLPGAHARMDVPAIRDRLRGARASVALLPFLGSWITWWNAVLSALSVSERCDAVLVHHPLRPGVADRFLAMLASRLALPLVPFDAWPEFQQRHPHARPLPLTLAPNRMTEALSEVGGLPPLLEHPPTRQALIDLLVSLP, from the coding sequence ATGGTCATCGATCCGTGGCCGTTGCTACGGAATGACGCTTCAGATGAAGCACGGCATGGGCTGCATCTGGTGGTGCATGGCCGCAGTGGCGGCGTTGTTCCAGAGTGTTTGGCCTCCCTGCCGGATCTCCTGGCCCAGTTGCGATCGGCGCCCGTTCAGTTGGAGGTGCTGACGGCTGAACAGCCCATGTCGGCTCTTCCCGGATCCTCATGGATTGTTCCTTTGCTGTTGTTGCCTGGAGCGCACGCCCGAATGGATGTGCCGGCGATTCGCGACAGGCTTCGTGGAGCCAGGGCGAGCGTGGCTTTGCTGCCCTTTCTGGGCTCCTGGATCACCTGGTGGAACGCTGTGCTCTCAGCACTTTCGGTTTCTGAACGCTGTGATGCCGTGCTGGTGCACCATCCCCTTCGACCGGGGGTGGCGGATCGCTTCCTCGCGATGCTGGCGTCTCGCCTGGCCTTGCCGTTGGTTCCCTTTGATGCCTGGCCCGAGTTCCAGCAGCGCCATCCCCACGCCCGGCCGCTCCCATTGACCCTCGCCCCAAACCGCATGACAGAAGCGTTGAGCGAAGTTGGTGGATTGCCTCCCCTGCTGGAGCATCCCCCTACCCGCCAGGCCCTGATCGATCTGCTTGTTTCTCTGCCGTGA
- the moaB gene encoding molybdenum cofactor biosynthesis protein B, which yields MGLSIALLTISDSRTLADDSSGDQLQRSLEDAGHHLQERQLCPDDRYQIRRELSRWIADPEVDVVITSGGTGLTGRDGTPEAVAPLLDKTIEGFGELFRVLSFESIGTSTLQSRCLAGVANGTFVFVLPGSLDAVTTAWNRLIRAQLDTDTRPCNLAQLRARLKE from the coding sequence ATGGGCCTGTCCATTGCCCTGCTCACCATCTCCGACTCACGCACCCTGGCGGACGACAGCAGCGGAGATCAGCTGCAGCGCAGCCTCGAAGACGCGGGGCATCACCTTCAGGAGCGACAACTCTGCCCGGATGATCGCTATCAGATCCGCCGTGAACTGAGCCGCTGGATCGCCGATCCTGAGGTTGATGTGGTGATCACCAGCGGCGGCACCGGTCTCACCGGCCGCGATGGCACCCCCGAAGCGGTGGCACCGCTGCTGGACAAAACAATCGAAGGATTCGGAGAACTGTTCCGCGTGCTCTCCTTCGAGAGCATCGGCACCAGCACCCTGCAAAGCCGCTGCCTTGCAGGCGTGGCCAACGGCACATTCGTGTTTGTGCTGCCGGGATCTCTTGATGCGGTGACCACCGCTTGGAACCGGCTCATCCGGGCTCAACTCGATACCGACACCCGACCGTGCAATCTGGCCCAGCTTCGGGCTCGCTTGAAGGAATAA
- a CDS encoding molybdopterin molybdotransferase MoeA: MSGNAEPYGREGLPLEEARRRVLAALQQITASQTVPLQQALGLVSAADVLASAAVPGFRASIMDGYALGQSHQPKPGDTWQLKGRSAAGQPFNGNLATGDAIRILTGAPLPDDCGWVLPQELISVDGTSLQLVKEASDRPWIRPEDEECRPGDLLLAAGQRLGAADLARLASCGIAALTVAKQPRIGLLISGDELVPPGTARQPGAIWESNGTLLETMLRALGQSVTQRRVVADQPDALRQALLDLAHDCDVVVSTGGVSAGDTDWIRPLVAELGAVDFWKLFLRPGRPFAFGSIGEGVPFFGLPGNPVAAAVTALQLLWPALQVLEGQSEPELFPRVMVELADPLSRRPGRPELARARLDTNAAGTLLARVDGSQASSRIGSLQQADLLLELPADAGPLESGTRLWAQVIRQRIF, encoded by the coding sequence GTGTCTGGAAACGCTGAGCCCTACGGACGCGAAGGGCTACCCCTCGAAGAGGCACGTCGACGGGTTCTTGCGGCGCTTCAGCAGATCACTGCCAGCCAAACAGTGCCGCTGCAGCAGGCCCTCGGCCTGGTGAGCGCTGCGGATGTGCTGGCCAGCGCGGCCGTTCCGGGGTTTCGGGCCTCGATCATGGACGGCTACGCCCTGGGGCAGAGCCACCAGCCCAAACCTGGGGACACCTGGCAACTGAAGGGACGCTCCGCTGCCGGCCAGCCCTTCAACGGAAACCTGGCCACCGGCGATGCGATCCGCATCCTCACCGGCGCTCCACTGCCGGATGATTGCGGCTGGGTGCTGCCCCAGGAACTGATCTCCGTTGACGGCACCAGCCTCCAGCTGGTGAAAGAGGCGTCGGATCGTCCCTGGATTCGCCCCGAGGATGAGGAATGCCGACCGGGAGACCTGCTGCTGGCCGCTGGACAGCGCCTCGGTGCCGCCGATCTCGCACGCCTTGCCAGCTGCGGCATCGCCGCCCTAACCGTTGCTAAGCAACCCCGCATCGGGCTGCTGATCAGCGGGGACGAGCTGGTGCCTCCTGGAACAGCGCGGCAACCCGGTGCCATCTGGGAGAGCAACGGCACGCTTCTGGAGACAATGCTCCGGGCCCTCGGGCAATCGGTGACCCAGCGACGGGTGGTGGCCGATCAACCCGACGCCCTGCGACAGGCCCTGCTGGATCTGGCCCATGACTGCGACGTGGTGGTGAGCACCGGCGGCGTCTCCGCCGGCGACACCGATTGGATCCGACCCCTGGTGGCGGAGCTGGGTGCTGTGGATTTCTGGAAACTGTTCCTACGCCCGGGGCGCCCCTTTGCCTTCGGCAGCATCGGTGAGGGCGTGCCGTTTTTTGGACTGCCGGGCAATCCCGTGGCGGCGGCGGTCACCGCCCTGCAACTGCTCTGGCCCGCCCTGCAGGTTCTTGAGGGCCAGAGCGAACCGGAGCTGTTCCCCCGGGTGATGGTGGAACTGGCCGACCCGTTGTCCCGCCGACCGGGACGGCCGGAATTGGCTCGGGCCCGCCTCGACACCAACGCCGCAGGAACGCTGCTGGCACGGGTGGATGGCTCGCAGGCCTCGTCCAGGATCGGTTCCCTGCAACAGGCCGATCTGCTGCTGGAACTGCCCGCGGATGCCGGCCCGCTCGAAAGCGGCACCCGTCTCTGGGCCCAGGTGATTCGTCAGCGGATTTTCTAA
- a CDS encoding HEAT repeat domain-containing protein, with the protein MSLDEAVLWEQLAKSKRAPLEPAWLGEVYSPSLSIDLRKALCEKLGMHAERGWPIILELVSTHGVQPDLVMASGLCHQNEARDWLLNLLSQPCENESINLAVVQALGCWGAEVPISVVINCLQHPGQLYRLAGLQLLSFRSHCLEDDELLQLCHHLLNDFRDLVVVETIRVLQRRDGVVISEALSDLCQNGSNAVAEAALRALGCIATTASQRCLLELSQNLDDENRRLLASKQLSQQFRQ; encoded by the coding sequence ATGAGTCTTGACGAAGCTGTTCTTTGGGAACAGCTCGCTAAATCAAAACGGGCTCCGCTTGAGCCCGCTTGGCTGGGGGAGGTTTACTCCCCCAGCCTTTCTATTGATTTGCGGAAAGCCCTCTGCGAAAAACTAGGCATGCATGCCGAGCGGGGCTGGCCCATCATTCTTGAACTCGTTTCCACCCATGGGGTTCAACCTGATTTGGTAATGGCATCAGGACTGTGTCATCAAAATGAAGCTCGCGATTGGCTTCTAAATCTACTGAGTCAACCATGTGAAAACGAATCGATCAATTTGGCTGTAGTCCAAGCACTCGGCTGCTGGGGAGCTGAAGTGCCCATTTCAGTGGTGATCAATTGCTTGCAGCATCCAGGCCAACTGTATCGACTAGCTGGTCTTCAACTGCTGAGTTTCCGGTCGCATTGCCTCGAAGACGATGAACTTTTACAGTTGTGTCATCACCTTCTGAATGATTTTCGTGATCTGGTTGTTGTCGAAACCATCCGTGTCTTGCAACGCCGCGATGGAGTTGTAATCAGTGAGGCTCTTTCAGATCTGTGCCAAAACGGGTCAAACGCGGTTGCCGAGGCCGCATTGCGTGCACTTGGATGTATTGCAACAACTGCAAGTCAGCGTTGTCTTCTAGAACTAAGTCAAAACCTTGATGACGAAAACCGTCGACTGCTTGCTAGCAAACAACTCAGTCAACAGTTTCGACAATAA
- the cobA gene encoding uroporphyrinogen-III C-methyltransferase has translation MTTAEQTGTVYLVGAGPGDPELLTLKAHRLLSHCDALVYDSLVPEEVLDLVPATCERRFVGKRRGHHSVPQPSTNAVLVEMAQKHSTVVRLKGGDPFLFGRGGEEAAYLAERNIPVQVVPGVTAGIAAPAYAGIPVTHRRAGSSVTFVTGHEEIDKRRPSVDWRALAAASDGLVIYMGLHNLPRIAEELMAGGLAATTPVAVIQQGTVAGQRCLKASLVDIADQCRAEAFKSPSIVVVGEVIDHQVEACRPTPAAVTMPIPF, from the coding sequence GTGACCACCGCTGAACAAACCGGAACCGTTTATCTGGTGGGAGCTGGTCCCGGCGATCCCGAGTTGCTCACGCTAAAGGCGCATCGGCTGCTGAGCCATTGCGATGCCCTGGTGTACGACTCGCTGGTGCCCGAAGAAGTGCTGGATCTTGTGCCGGCTACCTGCGAACGCCGTTTTGTCGGCAAGCGTCGCGGACATCATTCGGTGCCACAACCCAGCACCAATGCCGTGCTGGTTGAAATGGCCCAGAAGCACAGCACGGTGGTGCGCTTGAAGGGGGGTGATCCCTTCCTGTTTGGACGTGGAGGGGAAGAAGCCGCATACCTGGCGGAGCGGAATATTCCTGTTCAGGTGGTGCCTGGTGTTACCGCTGGCATTGCTGCCCCTGCCTACGCCGGAATTCCCGTTACCCACCGGCGAGCGGGATCATCGGTGACCTTCGTCACCGGTCATGAGGAAATCGACAAGCGCCGTCCTTCCGTGGATTGGCGTGCTCTGGCTGCGGCCAGTGACGGATTGGTGATCTACATGGGGCTGCACAACTTGCCTCGGATCGCAGAAGAGCTGATGGCGGGTGGTTTGGCTGCGACGACCCCCGTGGCGGTGATCCAGCAGGGCACGGTGGCGGGGCAACGCTGCCTCAAAGCCAGCTTGGTTGACATTGCCGATCAATGCCGAGCCGAGGCCTTCAAGTCACCCTCGATCGTTGTGGTGGGTGAGGTGATTGATCATCAGGTTGAAGCCTGCAGGCCCACACCTGCAGCGGTCACGATGCCGATTCCGTTCTGA
- the moaC gene encoding cyclic pyranopterin monophosphate synthase MoaC, with product MTHDLSHLNQQGEVHMVDVGDRLATHREAHARGAIRMDATTLGLIQRGETPKGDLLAVARVAAIQAAKRTWELIPLCHPLPLSGMDVSIDADASLPGLVVHCRCRTTGQTGVEMEAMTAVSVGLLTLYDMLKAVDPAMTIEAIQLEFKEGGRNGVWKR from the coding sequence ATGACGCACGACCTGAGTCATCTGAACCAGCAAGGCGAGGTTCACATGGTGGACGTGGGGGACCGTCTGGCCACCCACCGCGAAGCCCATGCCCGGGGCGCCATTCGCATGGACGCCACAACCCTCGGCCTGATCCAGCGGGGCGAGACACCAAAAGGAGATCTGCTGGCGGTCGCCCGAGTGGCAGCGATCCAGGCGGCCAAACGCACCTGGGAGCTGATTCCCCTGTGCCATCCCCTACCACTCAGTGGCATGGATGTGTCGATCGACGCCGACGCCTCCCTGCCTGGCCTGGTGGTCCACTGCCGTTGCCGCACCACGGGCCAGACCGGGGTGGAAATGGAAGCGATGACGGCCGTGTCCGTGGGGCTGCTGACCCTTTACGACATGCTCAAGGCGGTTGATCCAGCCATGACGATCGAGGCGATCCAGCTGGAGTTCAAGGAAGGAGGGCGGAACGGTGTCTGGAAACGCTGA
- a CDS encoding NAD-dependent epimerase/dehydratase family protein gives MDLTIVGCGYVGLALAERLQPKRPQLKLTLTTTSSERLEQLSPLADRVELCDATDPAQLLNALQQSTNAVFCLGPKGDRQVDANGYRHTFVDSFRCLTSLLPQLPKLRQIVYTGSCSVYGDAEGDWVDEQTSPAPGRGHGNVLLEGEELLSGISDRRVCILRLGALYGPGRDLDRRLRGLAGLERPGSGATYSNWLHVADAAGALEAALDAEWAGLVNVVNDEPIRLRDLVGRSLQRQGLAPVHWLGQNGPGSGGRRIRNTRLKQLGYQLQHPRLDQSGVLAASQVP, from the coding sequence ATGGACCTGACGATCGTTGGCTGCGGCTATGTGGGGCTCGCCCTGGCGGAGCGGCTGCAACCAAAACGCCCCCAGCTGAAGCTGACGCTGACCACCACCAGCAGCGAACGGCTGGAGCAACTCAGCCCCCTCGCCGATCGGGTGGAACTGTGCGACGCCACAGACCCCGCGCAATTGCTGAACGCCCTGCAGCAAAGCACCAATGCCGTGTTCTGCCTCGGACCAAAGGGAGATCGCCAGGTGGATGCCAACGGCTACCGCCACACCTTCGTCGACAGCTTCCGCTGCTTGACGTCGCTGTTGCCACAACTGCCGAAACTGCGGCAGATCGTCTACACGGGCAGTTGCTCGGTGTACGGCGATGCAGAGGGGGACTGGGTGGATGAGCAAACATCGCCAGCACCAGGCCGCGGCCATGGCAATGTTCTGCTGGAAGGCGAAGAACTGCTCAGCGGCATCAGCGACAGGCGGGTGTGCATCCTGCGCCTCGGAGCGCTCTATGGCCCTGGCCGCGATCTCGATCGACGCCTGCGCGGGCTCGCCGGACTGGAACGCCCTGGCAGCGGAGCGACCTACAGCAACTGGCTGCATGTGGCGGATGCCGCCGGTGCCCTGGAAGCAGCTCTCGATGCTGAATGGGCCGGACTGGTGAATGTGGTCAACGACGAGCCGATTCGGCTGCGGGACCTGGTGGGGCGCAGCCTGCAGCGCCAGGGCCTGGCCCCTGTGCACTGGCTTGGGCAGAACGGACCGGGTTCAGGGGGCCGACGGATTCGCAACACCCGACTCAAACAGCTGGGCTACCAGCTGCAGCACCCGCGCCTTGATCAGAGCGGCGTGTTGGCAGCCAGCCAGGTGCCCTGA
- a CDS encoding ferredoxin--nitrite reductase, with amino-acid sequence MTISSVSRPYLDGKKLNKIEQNKAAKDGLLVGSEIEKFAELGWEQVDETDLQLRLKWYGMFWRPKTPGKFMLRLRVPNGALTADQLRVIGSIVERYGENGSCDITTRQNLQLRGVLLDDLPEILKRLKEAGLSTIQSGFDNPRNVTGNPIAGIDPYEIIDTRPYTQELQNHLTNNSEGNPEYSNLPRKWNTAVAGAKDNFLLHNDIVFHPVERDGVMGFGVWIGGVLSSQINAYAIPLNAWVKPEEICKMTDAVIRLWRDNGERDKRPKGRFRFYLDQVGLDEFRKKVEGLFGPLVSDPGSVFDSSPRSHYGIHPQKQEGFSYAGLHVPVGRLKASDLQDLATASLNYGNGEVRLTEEQNAIIVGISNDKIESFKSDPLLKRFPIEPKNVSAGTVSCTGNTYCGFALTNTKDTAQMVAEKLDAELNLPKHVKIQWTGCPNNCGQADMGSIGLTGTKAKNSEGVMGEGYTMTLGGSQGQNPKLGEIHQKAIPADEIEDALKAVLIEKFGATPKA; translated from the coding sequence ATGACCATCAGCTCAGTCTCAAGGCCTTATCTCGACGGCAAAAAGCTCAACAAAATTGAGCAGAATAAAGCAGCTAAAGATGGCCTCTTGGTCGGCAGCGAGATCGAAAAATTCGCAGAACTCGGATGGGAACAGGTCGACGAAACCGACCTCCAGTTGCGGTTGAAGTGGTACGGGATGTTCTGGCGTCCGAAAACTCCAGGAAAATTTATGCTCCGACTGCGTGTTCCCAATGGGGCCTTAACCGCAGATCAGCTACGTGTCATCGGTTCAATTGTTGAACGTTATGGAGAGAACGGTAGTTGTGACATCACCACGCGTCAGAATTTACAGCTCAGAGGAGTGCTTTTAGACGACCTGCCTGAAATTCTCAAGCGACTGAAGGAAGCTGGTTTAAGCACAATTCAATCTGGTTTCGACAATCCACGTAACGTGACCGGAAATCCTATAGCAGGTATAGATCCATACGAAATCATTGACACTCGTCCCTACACACAAGAACTTCAAAATCACCTCACCAATAACAGCGAGGGAAATCCTGAGTACTCGAATCTTCCACGCAAGTGGAACACCGCTGTTGCCGGAGCCAAGGACAACTTCCTGCTCCACAACGACATCGTCTTCCACCCAGTAGAACGCGATGGGGTTATGGGGTTTGGAGTATGGATTGGTGGTGTTCTTTCATCCCAGATTAATGCTTATGCCATCCCACTGAATGCCTGGGTGAAACCCGAGGAAATCTGCAAAATGACTGACGCCGTTATCCGTCTCTGGCGAGACAATGGCGAAAGGGACAAACGTCCCAAGGGTCGCTTCCGTTTTTATTTAGATCAGGTTGGCCTCGATGAGTTCCGGAAAAAAGTCGAAGGTTTATTCGGGCCGCTTGTCTCAGATCCAGGTTCAGTTTTCGACTCCAGCCCACGCTCTCATTATGGAATTCACCCGCAAAAGCAGGAAGGGTTTTCCTATGCGGGTCTTCACGTACCAGTCGGGCGTCTTAAGGCCTCAGATCTCCAAGATTTAGCAACAGCTAGTCTTAATTACGGGAATGGTGAAGTACGGCTTACTGAAGAACAAAACGCAATAATAGTAGGCATAAGTAATGATAAAATTGAATCTTTTAAGTCAGATCCGCTACTTAAACGTTTTCCAATCGAGCCGAAAAACGTTTCAGCTGGCACTGTGTCTTGTACCGGAAATACATACTGCGGCTTTGCTCTCACTAACACCAAAGACACTGCACAAATGGTTGCAGAAAAACTAGATGCTGAGCTTAATCTTCCAAAGCACGTGAAAATCCAATGGACTGGTTGTCCAAATAACTGTGGTCAAGCAGATATGGGTTCAATTGGATTGACTGGGACAAAAGCTAAAAACAGTGAAGGAGTGATGGGCGAAGGCTACACAATGACTCTAGGAGGCTCCCAAGGACAGAATCCAAAACTCGGAGAAATCCATCAAAAAGCAATTCCCGCAGATGAAATCGAGGATGCTCTTAAAGCGGTGTTGATCGAAAAGTTTGGGGCCACCCCCAAGGCCTGA
- a CDS encoding nitrate reductase associated protein, whose product MSSRRDSASHCFAFEQDFIGNWRCIPLCVRRKLDLCGVKLKLSHWLELSQEQRQALVDWPDAADALEQLRQHLRDCTRPMADGMAKDLPPVSGAPWQQQAELPALVQEAATVRGVALTLEQWTQLSELDRFALCKLARPGHDHHNLDAAFSEVLV is encoded by the coding sequence ATGTCCAGCCGTCGTGATTCCGCCAGCCATTGCTTTGCTTTTGAGCAGGACTTCATCGGCAACTGGCGCTGCATCCCCCTGTGTGTGAGACGCAAATTGGATCTATGTGGGGTGAAGTTGAAGCTCAGCCACTGGCTTGAGCTTTCCCAGGAGCAACGCCAAGCCCTGGTGGATTGGCCGGATGCGGCTGATGCCCTCGAGCAGCTTCGCCAACACCTGCGCGATTGCACGCGCCCCATGGCCGATGGCATGGCCAAGGATCTGCCACCGGTGAGTGGTGCCCCCTGGCAACAGCAGGCAGAGCTGCCCGCTCTGGTGCAGGAGGCGGCCACAGTGCGGGGTGTGGCGCTGACCCTGGAGCAGTGGACCCAGCTCAGTGAGCTGGATCGCTTTGCCTTGTGCAAGTTGGCCCGGCCGGGGCACGACCACCACAACCTTGATGCAGCCTTCAGCGAAGTGCTGGTGTGA
- a CDS encoding DUF3598 family protein, which produces MTDQWTLNRRNFAGQWQGCGHWFERDSSGRLDQQHPTRRIDPTTYAISFSDDDHGVWDGSGLAFAPGGQATYPISRATYNVGGGCWQFPGAGGQSSLGLDPDRPRFGHEINMFCGRSRSMLVLLWEPLDGGWRLQRVGAVGFRCLNSTDPEPDRPACGTPEALLATVQGWSGERQMLRPQAGVNGQAEDAAPLVFDPSQLLYNDCSAVMPDGLVFSVPSELHREPFSLEIGCRLGADLFQQISIHFDSSGQLMAWERRCFQPDPA; this is translated from the coding sequence ATGACCGATCAATGGACCCTCAACCGCCGCAATTTCGCCGGCCAATGGCAGGGCTGCGGCCATTGGTTTGAGCGGGACAGCAGCGGTCGGTTGGATCAGCAGCATCCGACCCGTCGGATCGATCCCACCACCTACGCGATTTCCTTTTCCGATGACGACCACGGGGTGTGGGATGGATCGGGTCTGGCCTTTGCCCCCGGGGGCCAGGCCACTTATCCCATCAGTCGGGCCACCTACAACGTCGGTGGTGGCTGCTGGCAGTTTCCCGGGGCGGGCGGTCAGTCCAGCCTGGGGCTTGATCCCGATCGCCCCCGCTTCGGCCATGAGATCAACATGTTCTGCGGTCGCTCCCGCTCGATGCTGGTGTTGCTCTGGGAACCACTTGATGGCGGCTGGCGTTTGCAGCGTGTCGGGGCGGTGGGTTTCCGTTGCTTGAACAGCACCGATCCCGAACCCGACCGTCCCGCATGCGGGACACCCGAGGCCCTGCTGGCGACGGTGCAGGGATGGAGTGGCGAGCGGCAGATGCTCAGGCCGCAGGCGGGGGTGAACGGCCAGGCTGAGGACGCCGCTCCGCTGGTGTTCGATCCAAGCCAGCTGTTGTACAACGACTGCTCAGCTGTGATGCCCGACGGCTTGGTGTTTTCGGTGCCCAGTGAGCTCCACAGGGAGCCCTTCAGCCTCGAGATCGGTTGCCGTCTCGGCGCTGACCTGTTTCAGCAGATCAGCATTCATTTCGATTCATCGGGCCAGCTCATGGCCTGGGAGCGACGCTGCTTTCAGCCTGATCCGGCTTAG
- a CDS encoding MoaD/ThiS family protein: MDVVLKVLLFASLRERAGWAERSLPFTPGVSTAREVWNQLDLGPLEGISIAVNQELVGANQPLQAGDELAFLPPFTGG; the protein is encoded by the coding sequence ATGGACGTGGTGCTGAAGGTGCTGCTGTTCGCTTCCCTGCGAGAACGCGCCGGTTGGGCCGAGCGTTCCCTTCCTTTCACGCCAGGCGTCTCGACGGCCCGTGAGGTCTGGAACCAGTTGGATCTTGGCCCGCTCGAGGGCATCAGCATTGCGGTGAACCAGGAGTTGGTTGGTGCCAATCAGCCGTTGCAGGCCGGTGATGAGCTGGCCTTTCTTCCACCGTTCACGGGGGGTTGA